Proteins encoded together in one Impatiens glandulifera chromosome 1, dImpGla2.1, whole genome shotgun sequence window:
- the LOC124922065 gene encoding putative cyclin-A3-1, which yields MTVKVNSVSVTRFGKKRTADAIVGHDYSHLQSPAKKRAPLDGISNLISTHTAAVREIETAAAAAAAAKFDDSEMCDGYVTDIYGYLHNMEKEAKRRPLQDYIDKVQKDVTANMRGVLVDWLVEVAEEYNLQSDTLYLSITYIDRFLSLNPLNKQSLQLLGVSSMSIASKFEEINPPTLDDFCYITDNTYKKEELVKMEADILNSLKFEVSSPTINTFLRRFSRISQQDRKYPDLEFQLLGCYLAELSLLDYACVKFLPSVIASSVVFLSRFMFHPDKHPWNANLEKLSGYKPADLKECVLLIQDLQLGKRGGSLVAVRDKYNQHKFKCVGSMKGPLQIPSLYFKS from the coding sequence ATGACTGTCAAAGTAAACTCAGTGAGTGTTACTCGCTTCGGGAAGAAGAGGACAGCCGACGCAATAGTCGGACATGATTATTCTCATCTGCAGTCCCCCGCCAAGAAGAGAGCCCCTCTCGATGGGATTTCCAATTTAATTAGTACTCATACGGCGGCTGTACGTGAAATTGaaacagcagcagcagcagcagcagcagcgaAGTTTGATGATTCTGAGATGTGCGATGGTTACGTGACTGATATCTACGGTTATCTTCATAACATGGAGAAAGAGGCAAAGAGAAGGCCGCTGCAAGACTATATCGACAAGGTGCAAAAAGATGTGACAGCAAACATGAGAGGGGTCTTGGTGGATTGGTTGGTGGAGGTTGCAGAAGAATACAATCTTCAATCCGATACCCTTTATCTCTCAATCACTTACATTGACAGATTCTTGTCTCTTAATCCTCTCAATAAGCAGAGCCTGCAGTTGCTTGGCGTTTCTTCCATGTCGATTGCCTCAAAGTTTGAAGAGATTAATCCTCCAACACTTGATGACTTCTGCTACATCACAGATAACACTTACAAAAAGGAAGAGCTGGTCAAGATGGAAGCCGACATACTTAACTCTCTTAAATTCGAAGTCAGCAGTCCAACCATTAATACCTTCTTGAGAAGATTCTCCAGGATTTCTCAACAGGATCGAAAATATCCCGATTTGGAGTTTCAGTTATTGGGATGCTACTTGGCAGAGTTGAGTTTGCTGGACTATGCCTGTGTCAAGTTCCTGCCATCCGTGATTGCTTCTTCTGTCGTATTCCTTTCCAGGTTTATGTTCCACCCTGATAAACATCCATGGAATGCAAACCTTGAAAAGCTTTCAGGATACAAACCTGCTGATTTAAAGGAATGTGTCCTTCTTATACAAGACTTGCAGTTGGGTAAAAGAGGAGGCTCCTTGGTAGCAGTCAGAGACAAATACAACCAGCATAAGTTCAAATGTGTTGGCTCGATGAAGGGCCCTCTTCAAATACCCAGTTTATACTTTAAAAGTTGA
- the LOC124922110 gene encoding putative cyclin-A3-1: MTVKVNSVSVTRFGKKRTADAIVGHDYSHLQSPAKKRAPLDGISNLISTHTAAVREIETAAAAAAAKFDDSEMCDGYVTDIYGYLHNMEKEAKRRPLQDYIDKVQKDVTANMRGVLVDWLVEVAEEYNLQSDTLYLSITYIDRFLSLNPLNKQSLQLLGVSSMSIASKFEEINPPTLDDFCYITDNTYKKEELVKMEADILNSLKFEVSSPTINTFLRRFSRISQQDRKYPDLEFQLLGCYLAELSLLDYACVKFLPSVIASSVVFLSRFMFHPDKHPWNANLEKLSGYKPADLKECVLLIQDLQLGKRGGSLVAVRDKYNQHKFKCVGSMKGPLQIPSLYFKS; the protein is encoded by the coding sequence ATGACTGTCAAAGTAAACTCAGTGAGTGTTACTCGCTTCGGGAAGAAGAGGACAGCCGACGCAATAGTCGGACATGATTATTCTCATCTGCAGTCCCCCGCCAAGAAGAGAGCCCCTCTCGATGGGATTTCCAATTTAATTAGTACTCATACGGCGGCTGTACGTGAAATTGaaacagcagcagcagcagcagcagcgaAGTTTGATGATTCTGAGATGTGCGATGGTTACGTGACCGATATCTACGGTTATCTTCATAACATGGAGAAAGAGGCAAAGAGAAGGCCGCTGCAAGACTATATCGACAAGGTGCAAAAAGATGTGACAGCAAACATGAGAGGGGTCTTGGTGGATTGGTTGGTGGAGGTTGCAGAAGAATACAATCTTCAATCCGATACCCTTTATCTCTCAATCACTTACATTGACAGATTCTTGTCTCTTAATCCTCTCAATAAGCAGAGCCTGCAGTTGCTTGGCGTTTCTTCCATGTCGATTGCCTCAAAGTTTGAAGAGATTAATCCTCCAACACTTGATGACTTCTGCTACATCACAGATAACACTTACAAAAAGGAAGAGCTGGTCAAGATGGAAGCCGACATACTTAACTCTCTTAAATTCGAAGTCAGCAGTCCAACCATTAATACCTTCTTGAGAAGATTCTCCAGGATTTCTCAACAGGATCGAAAATATCCCGATTTGGAGTTTCAGTTATTGGGATGCTACTTGGCAGAGTTGAGTTTGCTGGACTATGCCTGTGTCAAGTTCCTGCCATCCGTGATTGCTTCTTCTGTCGTATTCCTTTCCAGGTTTATGTTCCACCCTGATAAACATCCATGGAATGCAAACCTTGAAAAGCTTTCAGGATACAAACCTGCTGATTTAAAGGAATGTGTCCTTCTTATACAAGACTTGCAGTTGGGTAAAAGAGGAGGCTCCTTGGTAGCAGTCAGAGACAAATACAACCAGCATAAGTTCAAATGTGTTGGCTCGATGAAGGGCCCTCTTCAAATACCCAGTTTATACTTTAAAAGTTGA